The proteins below come from a single Esox lucius isolate fEsoLuc1 chromosome 7, fEsoLuc1.pri, whole genome shotgun sequence genomic window:
- the usp28 gene encoding ubiquitin carboxyl-terminal hydrolase 28 isoform X4 yields MRVKQQSEHGEHSTNSSQLLINQLREITSIQDPQILLRALNASQGDISHAVGLLTTQPAENGQGTPETPDKEGNIEAWEAQTDDLQTAIELSLQESQAEERELNRALEASVEDSAARVKRKRCEPQGESSSPADWIRQEDWPVGIRNVGNTCWFSAVIQSLFHLPVFRRLVLNYCLSERILEKCKSPSDKRNIAFMQELRCLFALMTGSTRRFVDPSAAVELLRDAFRTSEAQQDVSEFTHKLLDWLEDAFQLAANGNSPEDKKENPMVQLFYGTFVAERIHEGKILSNIEQFGQYPLQVNGFNNLDECLEGAMVEGEIEALYSDQTISSGSERWFSTLPPVLTFELSRFEFNQSLGRPEKIHKKLEFPQIIYMDRLLYVNRYLHKNNEQTHSRRGEAKKLKEQLTVLQQKLECYRHYGSGPVKYPLADMLQYVLEFACTKPSSVSPAEDVRPASSSPTPSSSNLQHADANDTSQCQEPGEAGPSDGPACQQQPPLGQRTPIYKPFTQCRPIMDSPPHPAPHCVAEEELRFVKTCLQRWRTEVENNINELKASIDRVSQELEGMYSDNSLCQVPYRLHAVLVHEGQASAGHYWAYIYDHHNQHWMKYNDVIVTESSWEELVRDSYGGITNASAYCLMYINDNLPHLIAEDTDNETGQATKGMDSLPAVLRRYVREDNRWFQQELKDWEEQFCQPPRDEPAAPTAASPSPCGPSQDQPAEPGHALEPTGEQEQEPEAEPAAVPTVELGEPVPRSQPPSPVPDSPESPGSSTEDDQQAGSVTPEEGERQEHSQQLPPPRSLSPAAETSGQAQAAAVIPDPSTGVSPEADGRPEVTEARGEAAEAPDSQVDGTDGQDASAASTRRHQQSEDMVSEVEIPNVGKILVRADTDGYNEEMMLTPAMQGIIMAIAKARQVFDSDGPEAGLIKAFHEEYSRLFELSQEETTPQRDPRLHHALVYFFQNQAPNRVIERTLLEGFTDRNLSFDDRSISIMREARAKLRLIKPEDMDMEEYMQWHDDYSLFRTVFVYLLTGLEQYQHGKVREALNYLNHAYKDNAMLLRRGDRRGVDQSLIALHRRRCLKEVNDNAAMLFRSSEVSDVEDGVVIMNEAVIPCMQLMSRPDTVSQEDLDTMEAIRSHWCSYLGVDLEDSLQEKLGEFLPRVLDCSTEMVVLKDPPTVRSKVPHDLCSRLAAIMESITNTSAVAVK; encoded by the exons AGCCAATTGCTGATCAACCAGCTCAGGGAGATCACTAGCATCCAAGACCCACAGATCCTCCTCAGAGCCCTGAAT GCAAGCCAGGGAGACATCAGCCATGCTGTTGGACTGCTGACCACACAGCCTGCTGAGAATGGCCAGGGCACTCCAGAGACTCCAGACAAAGAAGGCAACATTGAGGCCTGGGAGGCCCAGACAG ATGACCTTCAGACAGCCATCGAACTCAGCTTGCAAGAATCCCAGGCAGAGGAAAGAGAACTCAACAG GGCCTTGGAGGCCAGTGTGGAGGACAGTGCTGCACGGGTGAAGAGGAAGCGCTGTGAACCCCAAGGCGAGAGCTCCAGCCCTGCAGATTGGATCCGCCAGGAGGATTGGCCTGTGGGCATCCGCAATGTGGGCAACACCTGCTGGTTCAGTGCCGTCATACAG TCCCTGTTTCACCTGCCCGTGTTCCGCAGATTGGTACTCAACTACTGCCTGTCTGAGCGAATCCTGGAGAAGTGTAAGAGCCCCTCG GACAAGAGGAACATAGCCTTCATGCAGGAGCTGCGCTGTCTTTTTGCTCTCATGACCGGCTCCACTCGTAGGTTCGTGGACCCCTCTGCTGCCGTGGAGCTTCTGAGAGACGCTTTCAGAACCAGTGAGGCCCAACAG GATGTTAGTGAGTTCACCCACAAACTCCTTGACTGGCTTGAAGATGCCTTTCAGCTGGCTGCTAATGGAAA caGTCCggaagacaaaaaagaaaatccaatgGTTCAGCTTTTCTATGGGACTTTTGTGGCAGAGAGAATACATGAGG GCAAGATCTTATCAAACATCGAGCAATTTGGCCAGTACCCCTTACAAGTAAACGGTTTCAACAACTTGGATGAATGTCTGGAAGGTGCAATGGTAGAGGGGGAGATTGAAGCTCTGTATTCTGATCAAACCATTTCATCTGGCAGTGAG AGGTGGTTCTCGACATTGCCACCCGTGTTGACCTTTGAACTGTCCAGGTTTGAGTTCAACCAGTCTTTAGGACGCCCTGagaaaatccacaagaaattGGAGTTTCCACAAATAATTTATATGGACCG TTTACTGTATGTGAACAGATACCTTCACAAAAACAATGAGCAGACCCAtagcaggagaggagaggccaagaaactgaaggagcaGCTCACAGTCCTGCAACAAAAACTGGAGTG ctacagacACTATGGCTCCGGGCCTGTTAAGTATCCACTGGCAGACATGTTACAGTATGTGTTGGAGTTTGCCTGCACTAAGCCCAGCAGTGTGTCCCCAGCTGAAGACGTGAGGCCGGcttcctcctcccccacccCGTCCAGCAGCAACCTCCAGCACGCAGACGCCAACGACACCAG TCAGTGCCAGGAGCCAGGAGAAGCAGGCCCATCTGATGGCCCTGCCTGCCAGCAGCAGCCTCCCTTGGGCCAGAGGACGCCCATCTACAAACCCTTCACACAGTGTAGACCCATAATGGACAGCCCACCTCACCCAGCCCCCCACTGTGTCGCAGAGGAGGAGCTGCGCTTCGTCAAGACCTGCCTACAGCGCTGGAGGACAGAGGTGGAGAACAACATAAACG AGCTAAAGGCCAGCATCGACAGGGTCAGTCAAGAGCTGGAAGGCATGTACTCGGATAACAGCTTGTGTCAG GTGCCGTACCGACTCCACGCCGTCCTCGTCCACGAGGGACAGGCCTCGGCAGGCCACTATTGGGCTTACATCTACGACCATCACAACCAGCACTGGATGAAGTACAATGACGTCATCGTCACGGAGTCCTCGTGGGAGGAGCTGGTCAGGGACTCATACGGAGGCATCACAAATGCCAGCGCCTACTGCCTCATGTACATCAATGACAACTTACCTCATCTAATCGCAG AGGACACAGACAACGAGACAGGACAGGCCACCAAGGGCATGGACAGCCTGCCAGCAGTCCTCAGGCGCTACGTCAGAGAGGACAACCGCTGGTTCCAGCAGGAGCTGAAGGACTGGGAGGAACAGTTCTGTCAGCCACCACGGGACGAGCCGGCAGCCCCCACAGCAGCCTCGCCCTCCCCTTGTGGTCCCAGTCAAGATCAGCCAGCAGAACCAGGACATGCCCTGGAACCCACTGGGGAGCAGGAACAGGAACCAGAGGCAGAACCAGCTGCGGTACCAACAGTGGAACTTGGAG AGCCGGTCCCAAGAAGCCAGCCTCCATCACCAGTCCCTGACTCACCAGAAAGCCCTGGCAGCAGCACGGAAGACGACCAGCAGGCTGGTTCAGTCACGCCAGAGGAAGGGGAGAGGCAGGAACACAGTCag CAGCTGCCCCCACCACGGTCTCTCAGCCCTGCAGCGGAGACGAGCGGTCAGGCCCAGGCCGCGGCTGTAATCCCTGACCCCTCCACAGGCGTATCCCCTGAGGCCGACGGCAGGCCTGAGGTCACCGAGGCCCGGGGGGAAGCTGCGGAAGCACCCGACAGCCAGGTAGATGGCACGGATGGTCAAGATGCCTCGGCCGCGTCTACACGCAGACACCAGCAATCAGAGGACATGGTGTCAGAGGTGGAGATTCCCAACGTGGGAAAGATCCTGGTCCGGGCCGACACGGACGGTTACAATGAAGAG ATGATGCTGACTCCAGCCATGCAGGGCATCATCATGGCCATAGCTAAAGCCAGACAAGTGTTTGACAGCGACGGCCCTGAGGCTGGCCTCATCAAG GCGTTCCACGAGGAGTACTCCCGTCTGTTTGAGTTGTCCCAGGAGGAGACCACTCCCCAGCGAGACCCACGTCTGCACCACGCACTGGTCTACTTCTTCCAGAACCAGGCGCCCAACCGGGTCATCGAGAGGACCCTGCTGGAGGGCTTTACCGACCGCAACCTCAGCTTCGATGACAG GTCCATCAGCATCATGAGGGAGGCTCGTGCCAAACTACGCCTCATCAAGCCAGAGGATATGGACATGGAAGAGTATATG CAATGGCATGATGACTACAGCCTGTTCCGGACAGTGTTTGTCTACCTGCTGACAGGCCTGGAACAGTACCAGCATGGAAA GGTGCGCGAGGCGTTGAATTACCTTAACCACGCTTACAAAGACAACGCCATGCTgctgaggagaggggacaggagaggggtggATCAGTCGCTTATTGCACTTCACAGGAGGAGGTGTCTCAAA GAGGTGAATGACAACGCGGCCATGCTGTTCAGGAGCAGTGAGGTAAGCGATGTGGAGGACGGCGTGGTCATCATGAATGAGGCAGTCATCCCCTGCATGCAACTGATGAGCCGGCCGGACACGGTCAGCCAGGAGGACCTGGACACAATGGAGGCTATCCGCAGCCACTGGTGCTCCTACCTGGGGGTGGACCTGGAAG ACTCGCTACAGGAGAAGTTGGGTGAGTTTCTGCCCAGAGTCCTGGACTGCTCAACAGAGATGGTGGTCCTAAAGGATCCACCCACGGTGCGCTCCAAAGTGCCCCATGACCTGTGCAGTCGCCTGGCCGCCATCATGGAGTCCATCACCAACACATCTGCTGTTGCCGTCAAGTAA
- the usp28 gene encoding ubiquitin carboxyl-terminal hydrolase 28 isoform X5: MRVKQQSEHGEHSTNSSQLLINQLREITSIQDPQILLRALNASQGDISHAVGLLTTQPAENGQGTPETPDKEGNIEAWEAQTDASPKDDLQTAIELSLQESQAEERELNRALEASVEDSAARVKRKRCEPQGESSSPADWIRQEDWPVGIRNVGNTCWFSAVIQSLFHLPVFRRLVLNYCLSERILEKCKSPSDKRNIAFMQELRCLFALMTGSTRRFVDPSAAVELLRDAFRTSEAQQDVSEFTHKLLDWLEDAFQLAANGNSPEDKKENPMVQLFYGTFVAERIHEGKILSNIEQFGQYPLQVNGFNNLDECLEGAMVEGEIEALYSDQTISSGSERWFSTLPPVLTFELSRFEFNQSLGRPEKIHKKLEFPQIIYMDRYLHKNNEQTHSRRGEAKKLKEQLTVLQQKLECYRHYGSGPVKYPLADMLQYVLEFACTKPSSVSPAEDVRPASSSPTPSSSNLQHADANDTSQCQEPGEAGPSDGPACQQQPPLGQRTPIYKPFTQCRPIMDSPPHPAPHCVAEEELRFVKTCLQRWRTEVENNINELKASIDRVSQELEGMYSDNSLCQVPYRLHAVLVHEGQASAGHYWAYIYDHHNQHWMKYNDVIVTESSWEELVRDSYGGITNASAYCLMYINDNLPHLIAEDTDNETGQATKGMDSLPAVLRRYVREDNRWFQQELKDWEEQFCQPPRDEPAAPTAASPSPCGPSQDQPAEPGHALEPTGEQEQEPEAEPAAVPTVELGEPVPRSQPPSPVPDSPESPGSSTEDDQQAGSVTPEEGERQEHSQQLPPPRSLSPAAETSGQAQAAAVIPDPSTGVSPEADGRPEVTEARGEAAEAPDSQVDGTDGQDASAASTRRHQQSEDMVSEVEIPNVGKILVRADTDGYNEEMMLTPAMQGIIMAIAKARQVFDSDGPEAGLIKAFHEEYSRLFELSQEETTPQRDPRLHHALVYFFQNQAPNRVIERTLLEGFTDRNLSFDDRSISIMREARAKLRLIKPEDMDMEEYMQWHDDYSLFRTVFVYLLTGLEQYQHGKVREALNYLNHAYKDNAMLLRRGDRRGVDQSLIALHRRRCLKEVNDNAAMLFRSSEVSDVEDGVVIMNEAVIPCMQLMSRPDTVSQEDLDTMEAIRSHWCSYLGVDLEDSLQEKLGEFLPRVLDCSTEMVVLKDPPTVRSKVPHDLCSRLAAIMESITNTSAVAVK; encoded by the exons AGCCAATTGCTGATCAACCAGCTCAGGGAGATCACTAGCATCCAAGACCCACAGATCCTCCTCAGAGCCCTGAAT GCAAGCCAGGGAGACATCAGCCATGCTGTTGGACTGCTGACCACACAGCCTGCTGAGAATGGCCAGGGCACTCCAGAGACTCCAGACAAAGAAGGCAACATTGAGGCCTGGGAGGCCCAGACAG aTGCTTCTCCTAAAGATGACCTTCAGACAGCCATCGAACTCAGCTTGCAAGAATCCCAGGCAGAGGAAAGAGAACTCAACAG GGCCTTGGAGGCCAGTGTGGAGGACAGTGCTGCACGGGTGAAGAGGAAGCGCTGTGAACCCCAAGGCGAGAGCTCCAGCCCTGCAGATTGGATCCGCCAGGAGGATTGGCCTGTGGGCATCCGCAATGTGGGCAACACCTGCTGGTTCAGTGCCGTCATACAG TCCCTGTTTCACCTGCCCGTGTTCCGCAGATTGGTACTCAACTACTGCCTGTCTGAGCGAATCCTGGAGAAGTGTAAGAGCCCCTCG GACAAGAGGAACATAGCCTTCATGCAGGAGCTGCGCTGTCTTTTTGCTCTCATGACCGGCTCCACTCGTAGGTTCGTGGACCCCTCTGCTGCCGTGGAGCTTCTGAGAGACGCTTTCAGAACCAGTGAGGCCCAACAG GATGTTAGTGAGTTCACCCACAAACTCCTTGACTGGCTTGAAGATGCCTTTCAGCTGGCTGCTAATGGAAA caGTCCggaagacaaaaaagaaaatccaatgGTTCAGCTTTTCTATGGGACTTTTGTGGCAGAGAGAATACATGAGG GCAAGATCTTATCAAACATCGAGCAATTTGGCCAGTACCCCTTACAAGTAAACGGTTTCAACAACTTGGATGAATGTCTGGAAGGTGCAATGGTAGAGGGGGAGATTGAAGCTCTGTATTCTGATCAAACCATTTCATCTGGCAGTGAG AGGTGGTTCTCGACATTGCCACCCGTGTTGACCTTTGAACTGTCCAGGTTTGAGTTCAACCAGTCTTTAGGACGCCCTGagaaaatccacaagaaattGGAGTTTCCACAAATAATTTATATGGACCG ATACCTTCACAAAAACAATGAGCAGACCCAtagcaggagaggagaggccaagaaactgaaggagcaGCTCACAGTCCTGCAACAAAAACTGGAGTG ctacagacACTATGGCTCCGGGCCTGTTAAGTATCCACTGGCAGACATGTTACAGTATGTGTTGGAGTTTGCCTGCACTAAGCCCAGCAGTGTGTCCCCAGCTGAAGACGTGAGGCCGGcttcctcctcccccacccCGTCCAGCAGCAACCTCCAGCACGCAGACGCCAACGACACCAG TCAGTGCCAGGAGCCAGGAGAAGCAGGCCCATCTGATGGCCCTGCCTGCCAGCAGCAGCCTCCCTTGGGCCAGAGGACGCCCATCTACAAACCCTTCACACAGTGTAGACCCATAATGGACAGCCCACCTCACCCAGCCCCCCACTGTGTCGCAGAGGAGGAGCTGCGCTTCGTCAAGACCTGCCTACAGCGCTGGAGGACAGAGGTGGAGAACAACATAAACG AGCTAAAGGCCAGCATCGACAGGGTCAGTCAAGAGCTGGAAGGCATGTACTCGGATAACAGCTTGTGTCAG GTGCCGTACCGACTCCACGCCGTCCTCGTCCACGAGGGACAGGCCTCGGCAGGCCACTATTGGGCTTACATCTACGACCATCACAACCAGCACTGGATGAAGTACAATGACGTCATCGTCACGGAGTCCTCGTGGGAGGAGCTGGTCAGGGACTCATACGGAGGCATCACAAATGCCAGCGCCTACTGCCTCATGTACATCAATGACAACTTACCTCATCTAATCGCAG AGGACACAGACAACGAGACAGGACAGGCCACCAAGGGCATGGACAGCCTGCCAGCAGTCCTCAGGCGCTACGTCAGAGAGGACAACCGCTGGTTCCAGCAGGAGCTGAAGGACTGGGAGGAACAGTTCTGTCAGCCACCACGGGACGAGCCGGCAGCCCCCACAGCAGCCTCGCCCTCCCCTTGTGGTCCCAGTCAAGATCAGCCAGCAGAACCAGGACATGCCCTGGAACCCACTGGGGAGCAGGAACAGGAACCAGAGGCAGAACCAGCTGCGGTACCAACAGTGGAACTTGGAG AGCCGGTCCCAAGAAGCCAGCCTCCATCACCAGTCCCTGACTCACCAGAAAGCCCTGGCAGCAGCACGGAAGACGACCAGCAGGCTGGTTCAGTCACGCCAGAGGAAGGGGAGAGGCAGGAACACAGTCag CAGCTGCCCCCACCACGGTCTCTCAGCCCTGCAGCGGAGACGAGCGGTCAGGCCCAGGCCGCGGCTGTAATCCCTGACCCCTCCACAGGCGTATCCCCTGAGGCCGACGGCAGGCCTGAGGTCACCGAGGCCCGGGGGGAAGCTGCGGAAGCACCCGACAGCCAGGTAGATGGCACGGATGGTCAAGATGCCTCGGCCGCGTCTACACGCAGACACCAGCAATCAGAGGACATGGTGTCAGAGGTGGAGATTCCCAACGTGGGAAAGATCCTGGTCCGGGCCGACACGGACGGTTACAATGAAGAG ATGATGCTGACTCCAGCCATGCAGGGCATCATCATGGCCATAGCTAAAGCCAGACAAGTGTTTGACAGCGACGGCCCTGAGGCTGGCCTCATCAAG GCGTTCCACGAGGAGTACTCCCGTCTGTTTGAGTTGTCCCAGGAGGAGACCACTCCCCAGCGAGACCCACGTCTGCACCACGCACTGGTCTACTTCTTCCAGAACCAGGCGCCCAACCGGGTCATCGAGAGGACCCTGCTGGAGGGCTTTACCGACCGCAACCTCAGCTTCGATGACAG GTCCATCAGCATCATGAGGGAGGCTCGTGCCAAACTACGCCTCATCAAGCCAGAGGATATGGACATGGAAGAGTATATG CAATGGCATGATGACTACAGCCTGTTCCGGACAGTGTTTGTCTACCTGCTGACAGGCCTGGAACAGTACCAGCATGGAAA GGTGCGCGAGGCGTTGAATTACCTTAACCACGCTTACAAAGACAACGCCATGCTgctgaggagaggggacaggagaggggtggATCAGTCGCTTATTGCACTTCACAGGAGGAGGTGTCTCAAA GAGGTGAATGACAACGCGGCCATGCTGTTCAGGAGCAGTGAGGTAAGCGATGTGGAGGACGGCGTGGTCATCATGAATGAGGCAGTCATCCCCTGCATGCAACTGATGAGCCGGCCGGACACGGTCAGCCAGGAGGACCTGGACACAATGGAGGCTATCCGCAGCCACTGGTGCTCCTACCTGGGGGTGGACCTGGAAG ACTCGCTACAGGAGAAGTTGGGTGAGTTTCTGCCCAGAGTCCTGGACTGCTCAACAGAGATGGTGGTCCTAAAGGATCCACCCACGGTGCGCTCCAAAGTGCCCCATGACCTGTGCAGTCGCCTGGCCGCCATCATGGAGTCCATCACCAACACATCTGCTGTTGCCGTCAAGTAA